In Hermetia illucens chromosome 5, iHerIll2.2.curated.20191125, whole genome shotgun sequence, a single window of DNA contains:
- the LOC119657530 gene encoding glycine-rich cell wall structural protein-like → MKTLFCFLAVCLTTVLAAGYGGWGYGGYAAGWPAKNGWGYGGWGNGAWPAKSAWGYGGWPAARGGWGWAGHAGYGSWGWPAARAGWAGWNGAGYAGAWNRGYGWAGHGNAWGAWKKQ, encoded by the exons ATGAAG acTTTATTCTGCTTTTTGGCGGTCTGCTTGACTACGGTTCTTGCAGCAGGATATGGTGGCTGGGGTTATGGTGGCTATGCTGCTGGGTGGCCAGCTAAGAATGGATGGGGATATGGTGGTTGGGGAAATGGTGCCTGGCCAGCTAAGTCTGCATGGGGTTATGGTGGATGGCCAGCTGCTCGAGGCGGTTGGGGATGGGCCGGTCATGCTGGCTATGGAAGTTGGGGGTGGCCAGCTGCTCGTGCCGGTTGGGCTGGTTGGAATGGTGCAGGTTATGCTGGTGCTTGGAATCGTGGTTACGGATGGGCAGGACACGGAAATGCTTGGGGTGCGTGGAAGAAACAGTAA